A region of the Longimicrobium sp. genome:
CGCCTCCTCGTCGAACACCACCACGCAGCCGCCCATTGCCGCGGGGCCCACGTAGGCCTGCCGCCGGCGCGCCTCCAGCGCCTGGATCACGCGGTCGCGCCCGGCGCCGTGCAGGGTGATGTTGGAGTACGAGGAACCCATTCGATCGCTTCGTCTTCGGGAGATGGGAGGCCAGCCGCGCGCGCCGGAATTTTCGACCGGTACGATAACGCCGCCGCCGCCCCCCGGCCATCGGGTGCGCGGCGGAGATGCGGGAAAGGAGACGCGTGGATCTCATCGTGGAAAAATGCGGCTGAAGCCGCGGCTACAACGGCACACTGTCCGCCTTCGCGGACATCATCCCCGCCGCATGCCGATCCAACGCGCGGGATGCCATCGTTTCGCGAGATCCACGGTTCACTTTCGCACTCTCGCACTCTGTCACGGGATCGAGTCGGCCGCGCCGCTCCGGAGCAGCTGCTTCAGCGCCTCGCGCTTGCTGAGGGGGCTGAGCTCCGCGGCGTGCTCGCGGACGTAGCGCATCACCCAGCCGGGATCGGTGCGCGCGTGCTGGCGCAGCGCCCAGCCGATCGCCTTGCGCAGCCAGAATTCCGCGCGCCCGAGCGACGGCTCGATGCAGCGCTCGAGCAGGTCCAGGTCCGTGTCGCGCTTCAGCGGGAGCTGGCAGAGGATGGCCGCGCGGCGCTTCCAGATGTCGCCGCCGCGGCTCCAGGCCAGCATCTCGCGCCGCATCTCGCCGGGAAAGCGGCGGAGGAGCACGGGAAGGCGGTGCGCCGCCACGTCGTCCACATAGTCCCACCACGCGCCGGTGACGACGATCTCCTCGTACATCGGCAGCGCATCCAGCGTCTGGAAGCGGGCGAAGCGCCGGTCGCCCGCCAGCCGGAGCGCGGCGTAGCGCTCCTCGCGGAACTCGGCATCGCGCCAGAGACCCAGCACCGCCGCGCGCCACGCCTCCGCCGTCGCCAGCTCCACCTCCGCGAACAGCTGGCGGAAGATGGCGCGCTGCGGCGTGGCCTTCACGCCGTGGTACGGCATCGCGGACTTCATGTACGCCCGCGCGCCCTCCGCCGTGGCCGGGTCGCCCGCGGCGGCGAGCGCGGCGCGCAGGCGCGGAAGGAGCCCATCGGCGTCAGCGGTCGTTGGAGATATGGGGATCATGAGATGGAGATCACCGGCTGGATGAGCGGCGGCGGGCGCATCCCGTATGGGTATCGGATGACGATGACCGCGGCAACATCCCGCTCCGGCGCGCGGGATCGCCATCTTCATCCCCGGTCGTGAAGCGCTTCATCTGCCACGGCGGGGTGGAGCAGAGGATGCTTGTATCCGCCCGATCCGCCATTACCTTGCGTCGTGTTAATCGCTCCGCCCTTCGCGCCACGCTCCGCTCCGATCCCCCGCAATGCGCCTGCGCGTTCTGGCATTCGCCTTTTTCCTGCTGCCGTGCGCCGTTCCCGCCCCCGCGCAGCACCGCGGCCCGCGGGTCGGCGGCCTTCTCTTCGCCGGGCTGGACTTCGCCGCGCGGCAGAAGGGGGACACGGGGTTCGAGCTGGCGCAGGCGGCGGGGCTGCTGAACGTGGGCTTCACCGACCACTTCGACGCCGTCACCGAGGTCACCGCCACGCCGGTGGACGGGCGCGAGCGGATCCGCGTGGAGCGCTTGTTCGCGCGCTACGCCTTCAACGACGCGCTGAAGCTCTCCGCCGGCCGCTTCCACACCCCCATCGCGTACTGGAACACCGCGTACCATCACGGCGCCTGGCTGCAGACCTCGGTCGCGCGCCCGGAGCTGATCCGCTTCGGCACGCCGCTGCTGCCGCTGCACTTCGCGGGCATCCAGGCCGAGGGGCTGCTGCCGCCCGCGCCGCTGGGGCTGGGCTACGTCGTCGCCGCGGGCCGCGGACGCGGCAGCGACCCGGAGACCCCCGGCCGCACCGGCGAGCTGGCGGGGTGGGACGGCCGGCCGGCGTGGGTGGCGCGCGTGTACTCGCGCCCGCCGGCGCTGGGGCGCGTGCAGGTGGGCGCCAGCGGCTACCTGGACCGCGCGGTGGCGCGCACCGGCACGCGGGTGGACGAGCGCATCCTCTCCGCGCACCTGGCGTGGGAGATGGACTGGCCCGAGGTGCTGGCCGAGTACGCGCACCTCCAGCACCGCCCCGCGGGCTCCGGCGGCGGCTGGGCGGGCGGCGAAGCGTGGTACGTGCAGGTGGGCGGGCGATTGTACGGCAGGTCCGAGGGGATCAAGGGCTACGGGCGGATGGAGCGCGTGCGCGTCTCCGCCGCCGACTCGCTGCTGGGGCCGCTGCACCCGCGCTACGACGGCGCCGTCCTGGGGCTGCGCGTGGACGTCACCCCCTTCGCCATGGTGCGCGGCGAGCTCCGGCAGGAGCAGCGCGCGGTGACCGGCCGCGCGAACAGCGTGCTCCTGGAGGCCAGCGTGGTGCTGGCCCGCTCCTCCGACCGTCCCTCCCTGCATTCCCACTGAGCCGACGATGTTCCGATCTCTCCGCCCCGTCCGCGCCGGCGCCGCCCTGCTCGCGGCGGCGCTGCTTTCCCTCGCCCGCGCGGACACCGCCCCGGCGCAGACGGCCGCGCGCCAGCCTCCCGCGGGCGCCGTGGCCATCATCGCGCACCCCCGCACCCCGGTGAACGGGCTGACGCTGGCCGAGCTCCGGCAGGTGTTCCTGGGCGAGCAGCGGTACTGGCGGGACCGCACGCGCATCCAGCTGGTGGCCCGCGTTCCCGAGGCCAGCGAGCGCAGGGTGGTGCTGCACGTCATCTACAACAACATGACGGAGGCCCAGTACAGCCGGTTCTGGACCGGCAAGCAGACGCGCGTCGAGGGTTCCAGCCCGTGGCCGGCCTTCAACAGCGAGACGGCGCGCGAGATGGTGGCCGCCCGGCAGGGCGCCATCACCTTCGTTCCCGCGAGGCAGACGACCACCGGGGTGAAGGTGCTGCGCATCGACGGCAAGCTCCCCGGCGATCCCGGGTACCCGCTGCAGTAGCGGCTTTTCCAAGGCCGGGAGATCTCTTCGCCGGTCGAAACCCACGCAATCCTGATGAGGCTCGCTCCGTGGGGATGGGTGCGGCGCATGCTGGGCGCGGCGGGGGCGTGGATCGTTTCCAAGGTCCCCGAGCTGGTGCTGCAGTGCGCGCTGATCGTGTTCAGCATCGTCCTGGCGCTGGCCGTGGACCAATGGCAGGGCGAGCGCAGCGACCGCGATCTGGCGCTGCAGTCGCTGGACGGCTTCGAGCGCGAAATCGGGGCGAACCGCGCCAAGCTGGAGGACAAGACCGACTATTACGTGACCTTGCGCGACGTGGTGCCTCGCATGGACTCGGCGGGGAAGCTGCGGACCGCGGACGAGTTCTACGACATGCTGGGGGTGCAGAGCTTCCAGCCGCCGGCGCTGCAGGCCACGGCCTGGCAGACGGCGGTGGCCACGGGAGCGCTGCGCCTGCTCGACTATCCCACGGTCGACGCCCTCTCGCGCGCCTACAACCAGCAGGCGAGGTACGAACGCGTCAGCGAAAGCCGCATGCCGGAGTTCCTGCGCACCGGCACCGCGCCGCAGGGCGCCACCCGCGCCATGGTGCGCGCCACACTGCTCTACATGGACGACGAGGTGCGCGAGGAGAAGAGCCTGGCCGCGGAATTCGACAACGCGCTGGCGAAGATCGCCGCCGCCAAACGCCGGGAAGGCGGCTGAGGGGAAGTGCGGAAGTGCGGAAGTGCGGAAGTGCGGAAGTGCGGAAGTGCGGAAGTGCGGAAGTGCGGAAGTGCGGAAGTGCGGAAGTGCGGAAGTGCGAAGAGTACGAAAGTACGCCGAATCCACGCGATCCAGCGTACTCTCGTACTTTTCGACTTTCGTACTTCAGTTCAGGCGCTTTGCAAACGCGACAGGTACTTCTGGCGGAACCTGGCCACCTTGGGCGCGATCACCACCTGGCAGTAGCCCTGGCCCGGGTTGCGGGCGAAGTAGTGCTGGTGGTAGTCCTCGGCCGCGTAGAACTGCGCCAGCGGCTCGATCTGCGTGACGATGGGGTTCTCCCACACGCCCTCGGCCTCCAGGTCCTGGATCACCTCGCGCGCGGTCTGCTCCTGCTCCGGCGAGTGGGTGAAGACGGCCGAGCGGTACTGCGTGCCCACGTCGGCGCCCTGGCGGTTAGGCGTGGTGGGGTCGTGGATGGTGAAGAACACCTCCAGGATCTCGCGGTAGCTCACCTCGGCCGGGTCGAAGGTGACCTGCACCACCTCCGCGTGCCCCGTCCGGCCGGTGCAGACGCTGTGGTAGTCCGGGTTCGGCACGCTCCCGCCCGCATACCCGCTCACCACCTTCTCCACGCCGCGCAGCTGCTCGTACACCGCCTCCAGGCACCAGAAGCATCCCCCCGCCAGCGTGGCGACTTCTCTATCGGGCATCTCGTTCTCCCTCTCGGTTTCCAGGCATCACCCAAACTCATGACCCCACGAAGGTTGGATGAAGATGGGTTACCCATGCCGAGCCACGCCGGTCTCGCTCCTCCGCGCCCCGCCAGATGCACGATGCGTCTCCGCCGCCGCCAGCGCCAGAGGCAGAGGCAGAGGCAGAAACGAAGCGTCCCCAAAGCGATGTCCGGGGGTTACTGGCGGGCGCTCACGAAGCCAAGCCGCGCGCATGTCATTTCGGGGTTGCGCTTGACACAACGGCGATTAACGATGGATATACCCGCTGCTTGTGAAAGCTTAATGAACATCGCCAGGAGAAAAACAATGTTCCGCATCGTGATCGGCGTGGTTTTCCTCGTCCTTGCCACGTTGGCAATCTTGGAAGCGATCAGGGTGGGTCCCACCACGTCGGCCGGCACGGTCCTGCTCAACCTTGGTACCGAAATCATAGGTATCGTGATTACAGTGGCCGTCGTCGACTGGCTGTTCGAGCGGCGAAGGCACGCGGACGAGGCGAAGAAACTCGCATGGCGTGTGCTGCACGACCTCGATCATGCTGTCTGGGTCTGGCAAGGAGGAAGACGCGACCTGGCTCTAGACGAATTACTCGGACTGATCTCTTCGATTGGGGATAATGACCCGATCCCGTCATTCACCAGTACACTTCTGCTACGGTTAGGAAGTGCGGCGGAGATCACCTGCCGTCACCAAAGTGAGGTGGTTTCCGTAAATAGAGACCTGGAGAAAAGCCTTGGACAGTTGGCCAAGCTCGCAGCATTGCGAGACCCGAACTGCACTCTCTCGACTTCCGCGATCCGTTGGCACCTGTGGGATGCGGCCCTCAACCTCGCCGCTACTCTTGACTTGGATCGCTCAGTAATCGCGAAGGAGCTGATCGCACCGCTGCGAGATCCCTCAGAAGAAGCACAAGAATGGAGACACTACGGCCATCGAGTGGTCGTTTCTTCTCCCCCCTCCCGAACTCCAATGGATTTAGGACAATTGGGTGACTGAAGTAGGTCATGGAGGGGCCACACAGACACCTCACACCGACCTCAGCTCCGCAGCTCGGTGACGCTCTCCACGAACTCGCTGAAGGGGAACATGTCGAAGCTTTCGAACGGGCGCGGCGCGTATCCGGCGCGCACGAACGAGGCCAGATCCCGCGCGTGCGACGCGATGCTGCACGACACCAGGCACACCGCCGCCGGCCGCCACGCCGCCACCCGCTCCGCCACCCCCGGCGCGCACCCGTAGCGCGACGGGTTCACGAACACCACGCTCGGCCGCTCCGCCTCCGGCCGCCCCACCAGCCTCTCCGCGGGGATGCGCTCGTAGCGCGCGTGCGCCAGCCCGTGCAGCGCGGCGTTGCGCACGGCGCTCTCGATGGCCCAGCGGTTGGTGTCCACGCCGACGACCACGCTCTCCGGCGTCGCCGCCAGGATGGAGTGGAGACCCACGCCGCAGTACAGGTCGACGATGCGCGATGGATCGGAGGCCGCGTCGCGCGCGGCGGCGGCGAGGTCCGCGGTGAGCCAGCGGTTGGTCTGGAAGAAGGCGAGGTGATGCGAAAGGATGGTGCGGCCCAGCAGCTCGTGGCGGAGATACGCTTCGCCCAGCTCGATCGCCTGCGAGGGAAGGGAGATGCCGAGCAGCCCGGGCGACGCGTCCAGCAGCTCGCGGCAGAATCCGTCCAGCGACGCGCTTCCCCGCTCCGCCGCGATCGTGAGATGCGCCCGCTCCGAGCCGAATTCCAGCCGCACCTCGAACCCCGTCACCCGCCCCTCGCGCGGCGCCGCGGCGATCCGCTCAGCGACGTCGCGGACCAGCGGCCGCGCCTCCGCCGGGAGCACCCAGAGCGATTCCTCCACCGGCACGCGCCCGAGCCGCGGATCCACGCCCACGAACGCGCCGTCGTCCCCCCGGCCGAGATAGAAGCTGCCGCGCATCCGGTAGCCGCGCTCCACCGGGCATCTCCGCATCCCGCGGAACACCCCGCCGAAGCCGTGCTCGTCCAGCACGCGTGCGATCTCCATCTCCTTCTCGTCCGCATGCCGCGCGTAGTCTTCAGCGAGAGATGCGGCGGTGGATGCGGTCTCCGTCATCCCCCGTCCCCACCCCCCGGCGCGGGCGCGCGCCGGTCCAGCGCACTTCCGCACTCCCGCACTTCCGCACTTTCCCGGCGGAGCGCGTCCAGCAGCGCGCGGGGAACGGGCGAGGTGAGGCGCGCGTCGGCGTTCGCCCGGAACTCGTCCAGCGCGCCGGGAGGCGCATCCCCCCGCTGCTCGTATTCGGCGGCCTGGAATGCGGTTTCGAGCTTGTCCAGCTCCTTCACGAAGCGCGCTTCGGGCGATTCGGCCGCGTCGTACTCGCGCCAGAGCGCGGCCAGCGAGTCGTCGCCGGCGAGCGCGGCCAGCCGCAGCATCGCCGCTTCCTCGCGGCGGCGCTTCTCATCTGCGGGTACGTTGTCGTAGGGGGTGATGTCGCCGACGAGCGATTCGGCCAGGTCGTGCACCACGGCCATGGCCACGCAGCGCGGCACGTCCAGCGGCGGCGCGGCGCGCGGGGCCAGCACCAGCGCCAGCAGCGCGGTGCGGAAGGAGTGCTCGGCTACGGATTCGGGAGCGGAGATGCCGCGCAGCGCCCAGCCAGCGCGCGGCGTGTCCTTCAGGCGCCCGGCCAGGTGGAAGAAGCGCAGCAGCGCGGCGGCCGACGGATCGGCGCCGCGCTCGTCTGCGTTGGGAAGGGGAGATTGGTCCCGCATTCCCGGAAGATCGGCCGCCAGGGGCCGGTCGGGAAGGGTCAGCCGGCCACGAGCGCGGGCTCGCTCCGCACCAGCACGTTGGAGGCGGCCGCGAAGAAGGGCTTGCCGTCGCCCTCCGTAAGCTTCAGCTCCAGCAGGCGGCCGCCGTCGCCGGTACGGCCCAGCACGCGCACCACCATTCCGGCACCGGCGGCGCAGAACACCTCCTCGCCGGCCGAGGGAAGCCGGTCCAGGGCCGTCACCCAGCCGGGCCGCGCCTCGTGGTTCACCGTCAGGGAGTCGCGCTCGATCCGCCGGGCACTGTTGTTCATCGTCATCCTGCCTCCGGTGAATGCGGGAGGGGCGGCGCCGGTCACTTGTGCCGGTAGGTAATCCGCCCCTTCGAGAGATCGTACGGGCTGATGGCGAGCGTCACGCGGTCGCCTTCCAGCACCCGGATGCGGAACTTGGCCATCTTCCCCGCGCCGTAGGCCAGCACCTCGTGGCCGTTGGGAAGCTCGACGCGGTAACGGCGATCCGGCAGGACCTCCTTCACCACCCCCTCCATCTCGATCGATTCCTGCTTCGCCATCCCGTTCGCTTTCCGCCGGACCCCCGCCCGGCATGGGAAGAACGCCCGCGTCGCGCGTCGAGCCTCGGACGCGCGTTGCGGGCGGTGGCCGGCAGGGGCCGGTGCCCCCGCTGAGCCGCACTCACTTGTACACCCCCGCGCCGCGATCGTTCGCGTACAGGAATGCAACACCGCAAGATAGCGGTTTTGCGGCCATAGCGAAACCACGCCGTTCCGGCGGCTGCGGGCCAGGCGAATGAATTCGCGGCAACCACCGCACAAAGTCCCTGCGGGGCTGCGGCCCCG
Encoded here:
- a CDS encoding DNA alkylation repair protein yields the protein MIPISPTTADADGLLPRLRAALAAAGDPATAEGARAYMKSAMPYHGVKATPQRAIFRQLFAEVELATAEAWRAAVLGLWRDAEFREERYAALRLAGDRRFARFQTLDALPMYEEIVVTGAWWDYVDDVAAHRLPVLLRRFPGEMRREMLAWSRGGDIWKRRAAILCQLPLKRDTDLDLLERCIEPSLGRAEFWLRKAIGWALRQHARTDPGWVMRYVREHAAELSPLSKREALKQLLRSGAADSIP
- the msrA gene encoding peptide-methionine (S)-S-oxide reductase MsrA; this encodes MPDREVATLAGGCFWCLEAVYEQLRGVEKVVSGYAGGSVPNPDYHSVCTGRTGHAEVVQVTFDPAEVSYREILEVFFTIHDPTTPNRQGADVGTQYRSAVFTHSPEQEQTAREVIQDLEAEGVWENPIVTQIEPLAQFYAAEDYHQHYFARNPGQGYCQVVIAPKVARFRQKYLSRLQSA
- a CDS encoding HD domain-containing protein, whose amino-acid sequence is MRDQSPLPNADERGADPSAAALLRFFHLAGRLKDTPRAGWALRGISAPESVAEHSFRTALLALVLAPRAAPPLDVPRCVAMAVVHDLAESLVGDITPYDNVPADEKRRREEAAMLRLAALAGDDSLAALWREYDAAESPEARFVKELDKLETAFQAAEYEQRGDAPPGALDEFRANADARLTSPVPRALLDALRRESAEVRECGSALDRRAPAPGGGDGG
- the infA gene encoding translation initiation factor IF-1: MAKQESIEMEGVVKEVLPDRRYRVELPNGHEVLAYGAGKMAKFRIRVLEGDRVTLAISPYDLSKGRITYRHK